One stretch of Ursus arctos isolate Adak ecotype North America unplaced genomic scaffold, UrsArc2.0 scaffold_37, whole genome shotgun sequence DNA includes these proteins:
- the LOC113245992 gene encoding mast cell protease 1-like isoform X2, giving the protein MTAAHCKGRKITVTLGAHDMKQEESTWQKLEVSEQIIHPNYNSFTKLNDIMFLKLQTRAKLTHAVGTISLPTWSTFIPPGRTCRAAGWGRTGVTEPESDTLRELAEEDSRRERKKRKGQDLEWWFHAREE; this is encoded by the exons ATGACAGCTGCTCATTGTAAGGGAAG GAAAATTACTGTCACCCTGGGAGCTCATGACATGAAACAAGAAGAATCCACATGGCAGAAGCTAGAAGTCTCAGAACAAATCATTCACCCAAATTACAACTCGTTCACCAAACTCAATGACATCATGTTCCTGAAG CTACAAACGAGAGCCAAGCTGACCCATGCCGTGGGGACAATCTCCCTGCCCACCTGGTCTACCTTTATTCCACctgggagaacgtgcagggcggCCGGCTGGGGAAGAACGGGAGTGACGGAGCCGGAGTCAGATACTCTGAGAGAG TTGGCTGAAGAGGActccaggagagaaaggaagaaacggAAGGGACAGGATCTAGAATGGTGGTTCCATGCCAGAGAGGAATAA
- the LOC113245992 gene encoding mast cell protease 4-like isoform X1 — MTAAHCKGRKITVTLGAHDMKQEESTWQKLEVSEQIIHPNYNSFTKLNDIMFLKLQTRAKLTHAVGTISLPTWSTFIPPGRTCRAAGWGRTGVTEPESDTLREVKLRLMDTRACNHYFFYDHNLQICVGNPRKTRSAGDSGGPLLCAGVAQGIVSCGRGDAKPPAVFTRISPYVPWINKILKNI, encoded by the exons ATGACAGCTGCTCATTGTAAGGGAAG GAAAATTACTGTCACCCTGGGAGCTCATGACATGAAACAAGAAGAATCCACATGGCAGAAGCTAGAAGTCTCAGAACAAATCATTCACCCAAATTACAACTCGTTCACCAAACTCAATGACATCATGTTCCTGAAG CTACAAACGAGAGCCAAGCTGACCCATGCCGTGGGGACAATCTCCCTGCCCACCTGGTCTACCTTTATTCCACctgggagaacgtgcagggcggCCGGCTGGGGAAGAACGGGAGTGACGGAGCCGGAGTCAGATACTCTGAGAGAGGTGAAGTTGAGACTCATGGACACCAGGGCCTGCAACCACTATTTCTTTTACGACCATAACTTACAAATCTGTGTGGGCAATCCCAGGAAGACAAGATCGGCC GGGGATTCTGGGGGCCCCCTGTTGTGTGCAGGGGTGGCCCAAGGTATTGTGTCTTGCGGACGTGGAGATGCAAAGCCTCCAGCTGTCTTCACTCGAATCTCCCCATACGTGCCCTGgattaataaaatcttgaagaacaTATAG